A region of Sugiyamaella lignohabitans strain CBS 10342 chromosome A, complete sequence DNA encodes the following proteins:
- the TAF10 gene encoding Taf10p (Subunit (145 kDa) of TFIID and SAGA complexes; involved in RNA polymerase II transcription initiation and in chromatin modification; GO_component: GO:0000124 - SAGA complex [Evidence IDA] [PMID 9674426]; GO_component: GO:0046695 - SLIK (SAGA-like) complex [Evidence IDA] [PMID 12446794]; GO_component: GO:0005634 - nucleus [Evidence IEA,IEA,IEA]; GO_component: GO:0005669 - transcription factor TFIID complex [Evidence IDA] [PMID 10788514]; GO_component: GO:0005669 - transcription factor TFIID complex [Evidence IDA] [PMID 15448131]; GO_function: GO:0001075 - RNA polymerase II core promoter sequence-specific DNA binding transcription factor activity involved in preinitiation complex assembly [Evidence IC]; GO_function: GO:0003682 - chromatin binding [Evidence IDA] [PMID 10817999]; GO_function: GO:0032947 - protein complex scaffold [Evidence IMP] [PMID 11940675]; GO_process: GO:0006352 - DNA-templated transcription, initiation [Evidence IEA]; GO_process: GO:0051123 - RNA polymerase II transcriptional preinitiation complex assembly [Evidence IMP] [PMID 12840001]; GO_process: GO:0016568 - chromatin modification [Evidence IDA] [PMID 9674426]; GO_process: GO:0016573 - histone acetylation [Evidence IDA] [PMID 9674426]; GO_process: GO:0006355 - regulation of transcription, DNA-templated [Evidence IEA]; GO_process: GO:0006366 - transcription from RNA polymerase II promoter [Evidence IDA] [PMID 12138208]; GO_process: GO:0006366 - transcription from RNA polymerase II promoter [Evidence IDA] [PMID 15448131]; GO_process: GO:0006366 - transcription from RNA polymerase II promoter [Evidence IMP] [PMID 8662725]; GO_process: GO:0006351 - transcription, DNA-templated [Evidence IEA]), whose translation MSGDDVEMKDPVEVEEQAVEDTETAGEAGPAIGTESGPAVNADAENQETGSSEPAENTATTEASESTAPQETSATSAGGDEEGADEKTESQTDKQGQDAADAGENGNGNGEDVDIDEEDIIKPDEDEDEEAEEEGAEGAEETKNEREEPTRPIIHPIPLQRKDKSLKELLNSMDEYAPIIPDAVTDFYLAKAGFETSDRRIKRLLALATQKFVSDIASDAYQYSRIRSATSVSNSSNPQARARALMAGMSGAAGAQAGGASTGSTAPGPPGNQGKLVLTMEDLGNALSEYGVNIRTPDFYR comes from the coding sequence ATGAGTGGGGACGATGTGGAAATGAAAGACCCGGTTGAGGTCGAAGAGCAGGCAGTGGAGGACACAGAAACTGCTGGAGAAGCTGGTCCAGCCATTGGAACTGAAAGTGGACCTGCTGTGAACGCAGATGCAGAGAATCAAGAGACCGGAAGCAGCGAGCCTGCTGAGAacacagcaacaacagaaGCTAGTGAGAGTACAGCACCTCAGGAGACCTCTGCTACGTCCGCAGGTGGTGACGAGGAAGGGGCCGATGAGAAAACTGAATCACAGACCGATAAACAGGGCCAGGATGCAGCAGATGCAGGTGAGAACGGTAACGGTAACGGCGAGGATGTcgatattgatgaagaagatattattaaaccagatgaagacgaagatgaagaagcagaagaagaaggagctgAAGGAGCTGAAGAAACGAAAAACGAGAGAGAAGAGCCCACGAGACCAATCATCCATCCAATTCCATTACAAAGAAAAGACAAGAGTCTGAAGGAGCTGCTGAACTCCATGGACGAGTATGCGCCAATTATCCCTGACGCGGTGACAGACTTTTATCTCGCGAAAGCCGGTTTTGAGACTTCAGACAGACGGATTAAACGACTACTGGCACTTGCAACTCAAAAGTTCGTGTCGGATATTGCCTCGGACGCATACCAGTACTCGCGTATCCGGTCAGCAACTTCAGTATCCAACTCGTCCAATCCCCAAGCTCGTGCTAGAGCTCTCATGGCAGGCATGTCTGGGGCCGCGGGAGCTCAAGCTGGCGGTGCGTCCACAGGCTCAACAGCACCGGGCCCACCAGGAAACCAGGGCAAACTGGTTCTCACCATGGAAGATTTGGGCAATGCTCTGTCTGAATATGGTGTTAATATCCGAACCCCGGACTTCTACCGCTAG
- a CDS encoding hydrolase (Putative glycosidase; green fluorescent protein (GFP)-fusion protein localizes to the cytoplasm; YIR007W is a non-essential gene; GO_component: GO:0005737 - cytoplasm [Evidence IDA] [PMID 14562095]; GO_function: GO:0016787 - hydrolase activity [Evidence IEA]; GO_function: GO:0016798 - hydrolase activity, acting on glycosyl bonds [Evidence IEA]; GO_function: GO:0004553 - hydrolase activity, hydrolyzing O-glycosyl compounds [Evidence IEA]; GO_function: GO:0003674 - molecular_function [Evidence ND]; GO_process: GO:0008150 - biological_process [Evidence ND]; GO_process: GO:0005975 - carbohydrate metabolic process [Evidence IEA]; GO_process: GO:0008152 - metabolic process [Evidence IEA]), whose protein sequence is MPYSLVVDELGNFRDGKNRVVVLRGINLDGSSKLPAKPPLTTYTPVDETNPNDPFWDGDNVSFIGRPLDLEEAPEHLERIRSWGYNTIRYLYSWEAIEHSGPGIYDDDFIDYSIKVLKLLKSYGFYIILDPHQDVWGRYSGGSGAPLWTYYLVGMDPKTFTVTNAAFVQNLFPKEEGGPENFPKMFWATNYYRFVCQVMFTLFFAGRHFAPNAIVNGKNIQDYLQDSLLDAMIYFYKQIEEKAGELYEIDEVNGGGGILGSETLNEPNPGLAGFKDIGVVPKTQNLKLGTTPTAFQSMLLASGHAVTVENYEFGSLGPKRVGTKSVDPKGVSVWCTDNKYDLKYGWERSSTWKLGECIWAQHGVWDPQSLKLLKPEYFAFDHQGKEIDDDQFVNIYFVEYWTSFYRAHRQHLPPQLYLMCQPPVLALPPNLKGTDLIDNRVVYAPHFYDGITLMLKRWSRVWNVDTLGYIRGKYSSPIFAIKLGESNIRKCLQEQFSEIKAEGREYMGSIASFMTETGIPFDMDNRKAYSDGDYSSQIAALDTTSSAVEASNFNVAFWGYTTLNKHERGDFWNGEDFSFWSSDSNGPKPESKKVALNDEHDSDSSVLTRVRTEVSNQASVETLGPRKKRSTSGVRAVAAILRPFPLSIVGTIHSYSFDLQKSTFRLTINAERAPQKETPTEIYVPEYHFSAEDMAVEVTSGRWVYDLDTQVLSWWHAETDKQTIQIQSSEDIASSSGCSCCIM, encoded by the coding sequence ATGCCTTATTCACTTGTAGTAGACGAGCTTGGCAACTTTAGAGATGGCAAGAATAGAGTGGTCGTATTAAGAGGTATCAACCTAGATGGAAGCTCGAAATTGCCAGCCAAGCCACCATTGACGACCTATACTCCTGTTGATGAGACTAACCCGAATGACCCGTTCTGGGATGGTGACAATGTATCATTTATCGGACGTCCTTTAGACTTGGAAGAAGCTCCTGAACATTTGGAACGTATTCGGTCCTGGGGATATAATACTATACGATATCTGTATTCTTGGGAAGCTATTGAACATAGTGGTCCTGGCATCTATGACGACGATTTTATTGACTATTCTATCAAAGTGTTGAAATTGCTGAAATCATATGGCTTTTATATCATTCTTGACCCTCATCAAGACGTTTGGGGTCGTTATTCTGGCGGTTCAGGTGCTCCATTATGGACCTATTATCTGGTTGGCATGGATCCCAAGACATTTACTGTCACTAATGCCGCATTTGTTCAGAATTTGTTTCCAAAGGAAGAAGGAGGTCCTGAGAACTTTCCCAAAATGTTCTGGGCTACTAACTATTACCGTTTTGTATGTCAGGTAATGTTTACATTGTTTTTCGCAGGTCGCCACTTTGCACCAAATGCCATTGTAAACGGCAAGAACATCCAGGATTATTTACAGGATAGTTTGTTGGATGCAATGATATATTTCTACAAACAAATTGAAGAGAAAGCAGGTGAACTCTATGAGATCGATGAAGTAAAtggtggaggaggaatTTTAGGCTCGGAAACACTTAATGAGCCCAACCCAGGTTTGGCTGGGTTTAAAGACATAGGAGTTGTGCCTAAAACGCaaaatttgaaattggGGACTACTCCTACTGCTTTTCAATCGATGTTACTAGCTTCAGGACATGCTGTGACTGTTGAGAACTATGAATTTGGAAGTTTAGGACCCAAACGTGTGGGTACCAAATCTGTGGATCCCAAGGGTGTCAGTGTATGGTGCACAGATAACAAGTATGATTTGAAGTATGGATGGGAAAGATCCAGTACTTGGAAACTTGGTGAATGTATATGGGCACAACATGGAGTGTGGGATCCTCAATCTTTGAAGCTTCTAAAGCCAGAATACTTTGCATTTGACCATCAAGGTAAAGAAATCGATGATGACCAGTTTGtcaatatttatttcgtTGAGTACTGGACAAGCTTCTACAGAGCTCATAGACAGCACCTACCACCGCAGCTGTACTTGATGTGTCAACCACCAGTTCTAGCACTTCCACCCAACTTAAAGGGAACAGATCTTATTGACAACCGAGTAGTGTATGCACCACACTTTTACGACGGCATTACGTTGATGCTTAAACGATGGAGCAGAGTATGGAATGTAGATACTTTGGGATATATTCGTGGTAAGTATTCAAGTCCTATATTTGCAATCAAGCTTGGAGAATCCAACATCCGGAAGTGTCTACAGGAGCAGTTCTCAGAGATTAAAGCAGAAGGACGTGAATATATGGGTAGTATAGCCAGTTTCATGACCGAAACAGGGATTCCATTTGACATGGATAATCGCAAGGCTTATTCCGACGGTGACTACAGTTCGCAgattgctgctcttgataCCACTAGCTCAGCAGTTGAAGCGTCCAACTTCAACGTGGCATTTTGGGGATATACGACACTGAACAAACATGAACGAGGTGATTTCTGGAATGGAGAAGATTTCAGTTTCTGGAGTAGTGACTCGAATGGACCGAAACCAGAGTCTAAGAAAGTGGCCTTGAATGATGAGCATGATTCTGACAGTTCTGTTTTGACGCGAGTACGTACTGAAGTTTCCAACCAAGCCAGTGTTGAAACCCTTGGACCACGTAAGAAACGTAGCACCAGTGGTGTTCGAGCCGTCGCGGCCATTCTTCGACCGTTCCCCTTGTCGATTGTAGGAACCATACACTCGTACTCGTTTGACCTCCAGAAATCTACCTTCAGACTGACAATCAATGCGGAGCGGGCTCCACAGAAAGAAACTCCCACCGAAATATACGTACCAGAATACCACTTTTCGGCAGAAGACATGGCAGTTGAAGTAACAAGTGGCCGTTGGGTCTACGACTTGGACACACAGGTCCTCTCGTGGTGGCATGCCGAGACAgacaaacaaacaatcCAGATCCAATCTAGCGAAGACATTGCCTCGTCCAGTGGATGTTCCTGCTGTATCATGTAA